The DNA region TATGCTCGCCATCGCAAGAAGACTAAACATGTTTCCTTCTCACCTGACACTGTCAACAGTCGCGCTCATCAGGGCTCTCGGCAGCGCGCCTCTCCCTCGTCTTCTGCAGGGTCATCATCTGCTGTACGTTCTCCGTCTTCTTCGCCGCCCAAATCCCCCGTTTCAGTGATCACCTATCAATCTTCCTCTGACAACACTAACTCTGACATAAAATCTCCTGCTGCTGCTGACCTTCAAACCATGGATATGACCCCCTGGCAGCCGTCGGACCAGGAACTTGTCAACATCGTTCGGCGCTTCTGGGAACTTGACAGGGTACCTGACGTGCTTCCGCTGACCCCAGCCGAGAGGGAGTGTGAGATGATGTACTGCGCTGATGTCACCCGTGACTCCAACGGAAGGTACACTGTCGGTTTGCCCTTGACGTCGTCTAGGCTGGGCACCTCCGTCAACGTGGCAACTAGACAATTTATTCGGCTCGAACATCGTCTGGATAATAACCCTACCCTTCGTGTCGCTTATCATGAGTTCATGCGAGATTATCTCGAGAGTGGCCATATGGAATTGGTCCCTGAGTCTTCTGATTGTCCGCGATATGAGCCATATTATATCCCTCACCATCCCGTACATCGTCCCGATGATCCTCCTGATAAAATTCGTGTAGTCTTCAATGCCTCTTGTGCATCCGCTAATGGCAAATCACTCAACGATCTTCTGCTGACAGGTCCGAAGCTGCAAGCGGACATTTCCACCCTCCTGCTTCGCTTTCGTCTATATCGCTTTGTCTTCACCGCCGACATTAGGCAGATGTACCGACAGATCCTGATACTCCCTGAGCAAAGGGACTATCAACGTATAGTCTGGCGTTTTAGCAAACACGAACCTCTCCAATATTATCGTCTGAACACCGTCACGTATGGAGTTTCTTCTGCTCCCTTCATAGCACTTAGGACCCTTCGACAACTGGCTTCGGATGACGGACCCAAGTTTCCTGCTGCTAGGCAAGTATTGCTGGATGAAATTTATGTTGATGACATCTTGACAGGCTGTTCATCCGAGGCTGAAGCTCTCGAGTTGCGACAGCAAGTGCAGGATCTGCTCAAGGCGGGCGGTTTCGAGCTACGCAAATGGGCTACTAATCATCTTCCTCTGCTAGACGGTGTTCCGGCCGACCATTGTAGAGAATCCTCGTCCACTGACCCCCTTCTTCTCGATCGTGAACCAGGTCTCAAGATTCTGGGGCTTGGGTGGAACCCTTCATCTGATCACTTCTTCTATTCTGTTCGGTCGACTTCAACGGCAATCACCAAGCGAACTGTGCTGAGTCAGATGGCTAAAATCTTCGACCCTCTGGGATGGTTAACTCCTGTTACCTTCTATGCTAAAATCTTCTTCCGTCAGCTCTGCCTACTCCATCTGGAGTGGGACCAACCTCTTTCGAATGAGGTTCAGCGcccatggttgcaatttcagtCCCAGCTCCCCACTTTGTCAGAGCTTCACATACCACGATTCATCCCTGACGTTTCTTCTTCTACGCATCGGTTGGTTGGCTTCTGTGATGCTTCTGAATCAGGCTACGCTGCGGTCGTTTATCTCCGCACTTTTGCATCGTCTGGTCACTGCCAGGTGTCTCTTCTAGCGGCCAAATCAAAAATTGCTCCTTGCAAGGCTATAACTCTACCTCGTTTGGAGCTGTGCGGTGCTCATCTTCTCGCAAAGCTTATGCATCACCTGTCCACTCGCGTGTTGCAGCATCTCGGCGCTGAGTGCATGGCCTTCTGTGACTCTTCTGTGGCCTTGTCGTGGATCCGCGGCGAGAGTCACAGGTGGAAGACATTTGTCGGCAATCGGGTTGCTGAAATCCAAGATCTCATTCCCTCTGACTGCTGGAGACATGTAGTGTCTGAGGACAACCCAGCTGATTGTGCCTCTCGAGGATTGATGCCTGCAGACATTCATCATCACCCATTGTGGTGGCGGGGTCCTCACTGGTTGTCTTTCGACTCATCCTTATGGCCCTTTTCCTCTGTTGATTCATCTCAAACTGATCGAGTAGACGAAGAAGCCAAGCCGATCTCCGCTTTGATGGTAGCGGCTATCTTCGATGAACCCACCATGATTGACCGCTTTTCCTCGTATCTTCGACTCAAGCGGGTCACCGCCTTTTGTCGAagattcataatgaatactCGTGGTACATCATTCCCTCGGTCAGGTTTTCTTTCCTCTGTTGAGCTCCAGGAGGCGGAAGCCTGCTTAATACGTCTGGTCCAATCTGTTTATTTCGCCGAGGAGTTGTCTGAGCTTCGAAAGCCATCTTCTCGTCTTCGGCTCATCATGAAGCTTCACCTTTTTTGTGACGAGCATGGACTTATTCGTGTTGGAGGCCGCCTGTCAGCGGCCTTGTTGCCGTATAGACACAAACACCCTGTtcttctgccaaagaatagccATCTCACTCATCTGATTATCGATGATGCCCATTATCGTCTCCTGCACGCCGGCGCTTTAGCTACTCATTCATATATTCGTCGCCGGTACTGGATTCTGGACGGACGTAATGTAGTACGCAATCGACTGCGCAGGTGCAATCGATGCTTCTCGTGCAAACCTCGTCCCCTGGTACAACCAATGGGCAATCTGCCCCCCTCTGCTATGGCCTTTCTTACCACTGGTGTCGACTACGCCGGACCCTTTTACGTCACGAGTGCCCGACTACGTGGGGCTGTCAGCACGAAGGCATACCTGGTTGTTTTCATCTGCTTCACCACCAAGGCAGTTCACCTAGAATTGGCATCTGAGCTGTCCACTCCAGCGTTCATCGCTGCTTATCGGCGGTTCGTTGCGCGCCGCGGTCACCCTTCCGTCATCTTTTCCGACAACGGGACCAACTTCGTTGGAGCTCATAACTACCTTCGTGACCTTGGTCGCTTATTGTCAGCTCCACAACATCAGCAGAGTCTTTGTGATGCTGCCTCGTCGTCTGGAACCGATTGGCGATTTATACCCCCTTCCAGTCCTCACTTTGGCGGCCTTTGGGAGGCCGCTGTGAAATCTGCTAAGCATCATCTCACTCGCGTTATCGGCGAGCAGAAACTCACTTACGAGGAATTTCTCACCGTCTGTACACAGGTTGAGGCTATTCTCAACTCCCGTCCTCTGTATCTTCCCTCATCTGACCCTTCGGATTTTGAGGCCCTCACACCGGGGCATTTCTTGATTTTCCGCCCCCTCAACGCTCCTCCTGACCATGATGTCAGTTCCGTGTCGGTGAATCGCTTATCTCGTTGGCAGCTAGTCCAGCGATTCCAGCAGGATTTTTGGAAGCGCTGGCGTCAGGAATACTTGCATACCTTGCAGCAACGTCATAAGTGGTTGCAGCCGTCTACCCCTATCCTTCCGGGCACTGTGGTCATCATTCGAGATGATGGTCTTCCTCCTCTGAAGTGGAGTATCGGCCGTATATCATCTGTTTTTCCCGGAGCTGACTCCACAACTCGTGTGGCTGATGTTGCCACCCCTTCTGGGACAATTCGGCGACCAATCGTCAAGCTGTGTCCTCTTCCAAGTCAGTAGATGACTTTCTTCTTTCGTCTGTTCACTCCTTTCAGTTGGTCTTACTGAAGGGATCCTTCAGGGCGGGCGGCATGTTAAGTCGTGAAAGAAGAATGTTGTGTTGCCTAGGTGGTCTGCTTCGGGGGTTTTTTCGACCCGAGAACTAGCGCCATACGGCTTTCGGCGAAAGCATACATCGCGACTTGCGTACGACATATAAGTCAATGTCGTCAGTTTGTTTACCACGAGAACGTGCTtctaataaattcagaaaagttATTAAAATTCATTGCTATTCTAtcatctaaagttgaggaagatTTGTTTCGCAAACTTCTCGTCACCATACGATtattcatctgttttcttcggtgaagaaatattcatctgctTTCTTCGGTCATCTGTTTGGACGGAAAATTTGAGGTTGAGCAACCAAAACCAAAGGTGAAGTGCCCTTGGAGCCTTGTGCAACCGGTGGAGTGATCGCCACGAAGCAAGTGCAGAGGAGGTTATCCCCTTTTTCCCTCCTGGAGCCAATTCTGCTACTGAGTTGAGTGGAGGATCACAGGACTTCATACGTCAACGTCGACTTCTGGGTGAGTGCCTTCATCTGATCGGTTGCTCAATTTTCgtaattattttcatctgaaattgaTCGTTGCAGTTGCCGATCATTTAATTATGCCGATATGCAGTATTTTATCACTGTTTGTTGTTTGAACCGAAAATAAACATGGTGTTCATGAGAAGATTATCAGGTTGGGCAAATCAAAACTGAAGatttcaaattacaacctatatttattattatttcagtcgATTTTACGTGAAAAAGAGAAGATACCTGAATGAATCCTATAtctgaattggaaattttcagaattttcaagGAAAAACTCAAAGATATTAGTCTGTGAATTCCGGGAACCACAgaaggaaaatgaaattcaatgttccgataaataattttgacaCCTGTTGTTGGTTGGGATTTTTAAGAATCCAAAAACAATTTATAAAATATGGTGATATTTTCGAATGTAAACTGAACCGGTAACCCTGAATTTTTCCACTGAAGATAGAACGTCCAGAAATAACAATGTAAAAATTTGCATCAGATGCTTAGAGGTtttttgaatgtgttcaacaccAGAGGCCTCACAAAACGTACCTacctcaaatttttcgaaacaGGTTTAATTATTATAATATGAGAAATGATCGGGAATGACACGCTGTATATAGGTCAACAGAACCTCGATTAAGGGTATGTATTTATACCTAATCAATAAGCCGTGATACATACAAAGGTCGAATAATATTGATCAGAAAGTGACATGCAAATGAATCTTTCATATAACCAGCGGTTTACATTTTACCAAGCCTAAATGGGTTTCGAAACTTGTGTCCAACGTTGACTGTAACATCCCTGACACTTCGATTTGTTTATCTAACCAACCAACATGTCCCAATAACAAACTCATTAAAGCATAACTAGTGGGTGTCAGCAGTTTCGTCTATAACTGTCCGATCGTAGTTGTGTCTTCCTCAAGGCCCCAATAAATTAATTCACAGGAGCCATTTATAGCAAAATATGAAGCGATCAATACACAATCAACAACTGAACTAATTATTACATTGCAGTGCGCCCTGGGGGAGTTATACTTCAACAATATTCAGAACCGTCTTGGCTCAATTCACCGAGTGAAATGAAATTTACTTGAACAAACTGCtatcagtatacagggtgattccttACTAtcgggacataggctaagggcagattgtttggaccaatatatggcgataggaccaaatatacctcaataaaatattgctgtggaaaaataaagagggcgttaaagttgaattttttttttcgttttttgctaatacataatttcactgtatattttttcatccgtttttaagaaaaacaattgaacagtt from Coccinella septempunctata chromosome 1, icCocSept1.1, whole genome shotgun sequence includes:
- the LOC123307121 gene encoding uncharacterized protein LOC123307121; the protein is MYRQILILPEQRDYQRIVWRFSKHEPLQYYRLNTVTYGVSSAPFIALRTLRQLASDDGPKFPAARQVLLDEIYVDDILTGCSSEAEALELRQQVQDLLKAGGFELRKWATNHLPLLDGVPADHCRESSSTDPLLLDREPGLKILGLGWNPSSDHFFYSVRSTSTAITKRTVLSQMAKIFDPLGWLTPVTFYAKIFFRQLCLLHLEWDQPLSNEVQRPWLQFQSQLPTLSELHIPRFIPDVSSSTHRLVGFCDASESGYAAVVYLRTFASSGHCQVSLLAAKSKIAPCKAITLPRLELCGAHLLAKLMHHLSTRVLQHLGAECMAFCDSSVALSWIRGESHRWKTFVGNRVAEIQDLIPSDCWRHVVSEDNPADCASRGLMPADIHHHPLWWRGPHWLSFDSSLWPFSSVDSSQTDRVDEEAKPISALMVAAIFDEPTMIDRFSSYLRLKRVTAFCRRFIMNTRGTSFPRSGFLSSVELQEAEACLIRLVQSVYFAEELSELRKPSSRLRLIMKLHLFCDEHGLIRVGGRLSAALLPYRHKHPVLLPKNSHLTHLIIDDAHYRLLHAGALATHSYIRRRYWILDGRNVVRNRLRRCNRCFSCKPRPLVQPMGNLPPSAMAFLTTGVDYAGPFYVTSARLRGAVSTKAYLVVFICFTTKAVHLELASELSTPAFIAAYRRFVARRGHPSVIFSDNGTNFVGAHNYLRDLGRLLSAPQHQQSLCDAASSSGTDWRFIPPSSPHFGGLWEAAVKSAKHHLTRVIGEQKLTYEEFLTVCTQVEAILNSRPLYLPSSDPSDFEALTPGHFLIFRPLNAPPDHDVSSVSVNRLSRWQLVQRFQQDFWKRWRQEYLHTLQQRHKWLQPSTPILPGTVVIIRDDGLPPLKWSIGRISSVFPGADSTTRVADVATPSGTIRRPIVKLCPLPSQ